Proteins from a genomic interval of Nostoc sp. TCL240-02:
- a CDS encoding SDR family NAD(P)-dependent oxidoreductase: MTTNENGNYTGKVVFVTGAANGIGRATALTFAREGANV; encoded by the coding sequence ATGACGACAAACGAGAATGGAAACTACACAGGAAAAGTTGTGTTTGTGACTGGAGCAGCGAACGGCATTGGTCGAGCTACGGCGCTGACATTTGCCCGTGAGGGCGCTAATGTCTAA
- a CDS encoding transposase, producing MAGRFEGLTDLEWKLFDDVFPQEPSKRGKGMPHAPYRHVLNSLLYILITGCRWCDLPKGDIWASKSSSHRWLKRWRTDGTFEHLQARILAIASEKGLINWQFGAVDGSFSPWERWR from the coding sequence ATGGCTGGGCGTTTTGAAGGATTAACTGACCTGGAATGGAAGCTCTTTGATGATGTATTTCCTCAAGAACCATCTAAGCGTGGAAAAGGAATGCCTCATGCCCCGTATCGTCATGTATTAAATAGTTTATTGTACATTCTAATTACTGGGTGTCGATGGTGTGATTTACCAAAGGGAGATATATGGGCATCCAAAAGCTCGTCTCATCGATGGTTAAAACGGTGGCGTACAGATGGAACATTTGAACATTTACAAGCACGTATATTAGCGATCGCTTCGGAGAAAGGACTCATCAACTGGCAGTTTGGAGCGGTTGATGGGTCTTTTTCCCCCTGGGAAAGGTGGAGGTGA